A stretch of Nitrospirota bacterium DNA encodes these proteins:
- a CDS encoding CopG family transcriptional regulator: MKAICTELPDQLYQEVRILVEKGWFRNEDDIILEALRRFLDTHKVELMEKFIQEDVEWGLHGED, translated from the coding sequence ATGAAAGCTATATGTACAGAATTACCGGATCAGCTATATCAGGAGGTAAGAATCCTTGTTGAAAAAGGCTGGTTTCGAAATGAAGATGACATTATTTTAGAAGCCCTGAGACGTTTTCTGGATACCCATAAGGTTGAACTAATGGAAAAGTTTATTCAGGAAGACGTTGAATGGGGACTGCATGGCGAAGACTGA